The Streptomyces sp. NBC_00440 genome contains a region encoding:
- a CDS encoding phage tail tube protein, whose product MANNDASKIRFAPNGALYIAPAVGATLPTVVGDGKTPPVGYKSLGYLSDAGCVITPTVTADPVNAWQSAVPVLFNVSAATFTVAATFIETNINTTELFWGASWVAVTPEGGGTADTWRLDLSSTPDLQEISLVVDWGQGAALNRVVVPRSMIQDRGAITLVRNAAQEYQLTIDALDSDGVLGYVLTNQNMAPAAP is encoded by the coding sequence CGCTTCGCGCCGAATGGCGCTCTTTACATCGCACCTGCTGTCGGCGCGACGCTGCCCACTGTGGTGGGTGACGGCAAGACTCCCCCGGTTGGCTACAAGTCACTCGGCTATCTGTCAGACGCGGGGTGTGTAATCACCCCCACGGTGACCGCTGACCCGGTGAACGCCTGGCAGTCGGCCGTTCCGGTCCTCTTCAACGTGTCAGCTGCGACGTTCACCGTGGCAGCGACCTTCATAGAGACCAACATCAACACCACTGAGCTGTTCTGGGGCGCCTCATGGGTTGCCGTCACACCTGAGGGTGGTGGCACTGCCGACACCTGGCGCCTGGACCTGTCCAGCACCCCGGACCTTCAGGAGATTTCCCTCGTCGTGGACTGGGGCCAGGGCGCCGCGCTCAACCGAGTCGTCGTCCCGCGGTCGATGATCCAGGACCGAGGCGCAATCACCCTCGTCCGCAACGCTGCCCAGGAGTACCAGCTCACCATTGACGCCCTCGACTCCGATGGCGTCCTCGGCTACGTCCTGACGAACCAGAACATGGCGCCTGCCGCGCCGTGA